The region GTATTTCGATCGCCACCGCCTGTACGTCAGGTGTGCATAACATTGGCCATGCCGCGCGTATCATTGCTTACAATGATGCCGACGTTATGCTGGCCGGTGGGGCAGAGAAAGCCAGTACTCCGCTGGGCGTTGGCGGTTTCGGCGCAGCGCGCGCGCTGTCGACCCGCAACGAAAACCCTCAGGCGGCCAGCCGCCCATGGGATAAAGACCGTGACGGTTTCGTCCTGGGTGACGGTGCTGGCATGATGGTGCTGGAAGAGTACGAGCACGCCAAGAAACGCGGTGCCAAGATTTACGCTGAAGTTGTCGGTTTTGGGATGAGCAGCGATGCCTATCACATGACGTCTCCGCCGGAAAACGGTGCGGGTGCTGCGCTGGCAATGGAAAACGCTTTGCTTGACGCAGGTGTGACCACGTCACAAATCGGGTATATCAATGCGCACGGCACCTCTACGCCGGCCGGTGATACCGCCGAAACTCAGGCTGTGAAGTCGGTATTTGGCAGCGATGCGAAGCGCGTGATGGTCAGCTCGACCAAATCGATGACCGGCCACCTGTTAGGTGCGGCAGGTGCGATTGAATCGATCTTCACCGTGCTGGCATTGCGTGATCAAGCGGTTCCGCCAACCATCAATCTGGATAACCCGGATGAAGGTTGCGATCTGGACTTCGTTCCGCACGAAGCGCGCCAGGTAAGCGATATGCAGTACACGCTGTGTAACTCCTTTGGTTTCGGCGGTA is a window of Serratia plymuthica DNA encoding:
- the fabF gene encoding beta-ketoacyl-ACP synthase II, with protein sequence MSKRRVVVTGLGMLSPVGNTVESTWNALLAGQSGISLIDHFDTTAYATKFAGLVKNFNSEDFISRKDARKMDSFIQYGIAAGMQAMQDAGLDITEANASRIGAAIGSGIGGLGLIEENHSSLVNGGPRKISPFFVPSTIVNMIAGHLTIMFGMRGPSISIATACTSGVHNIGHAARIIAYNDADVMLAGGAEKASTPLGVGGFGAARALSTRNENPQAASRPWDKDRDGFVLGDGAGMMVLEEYEHAKKRGAKIYAEVVGFGMSSDAYHMTSPPENGAGAALAMENALLDAGVTTSQIGYINAHGTSTPAGDTAETQAVKSVFGSDAKRVMVSSTKSMTGHLLGAAGAIESIFTVLALRDQAVPPTINLDNPDEGCDLDFVPHEARQVSDMQYTLCNSFGFGGTNGSLIFRKV